The Deltaproteobacteria bacterium genome includes the window GCCCGACACGTCGTGTCCGGGTTCACCGTGGCCGGCGTGGACGAAGACGGCGACTGGGGGAGCTATCAACATCTGGCCGAACAGGCCCGACGGCTGGGAGACGCGCGGTCCGGGCCGGAAATTTTTCGGCGCATGGTCTTCAACGCCCTGTGCTCCAACCGGGACGACCATCCCCGCAACCACGCCTTTTTCGTGTCGCGCGCGCGTATCGCCATGACCCCGGCCTATGACCTGGTCCCGGCCGCGATCCGCTTCCGACACTGGGATCTGTCCCTGCGCTGCGGCACGGAAGGACGGGCCGCGACCCGGTCCAACCTGCTGAGCGACGTCCGCCCCTTTGGCCTGTCCGAACAGGATGCCGTGCGAATCTGGAA containing:
- a CDS encoding type II toxin-antitoxin system HipA family toxin is translated as DGRSWIAKFSKRGDPWREPVVEHATMTLAARCGVSVAPTRLIEVDGQSVLLVQRFDRAGDEARHVVSGFTVAGVDEDGDWGSYQHLAEQARRLGDARSGPEIFRRMVFNALCSNRDDHPRNHAFFVSRARIAMTPAYDLVPAAIRFRHWDLSLRCGTEGRAATRSNLLSDVRPFGLSEQDAVRIWKEMTAVTAEWRKHFAACGVSAREMEELQYRFALTEA